The Theropithecus gelada isolate Dixy chromosome 11, Tgel_1.0, whole genome shotgun sequence genome includes a region encoding these proteins:
- the SMCO3 gene encoding single-pass membrane and coiled-coil domain-containing protein 3, which produces MAQSDFLYPENPKRRQEVNRLHQQLLDCLSDSFDVTNKLTEVLNTHLGCRLASIEMKRDGTIKENCDIIIQAIMKIQKELQTVDEALKDKLEPTLYRKLQDIKEKETEKIAIVQKVISVILGEATSAASAVAVKLVGSNITTGIINKLVTVLAQIGASLLGSIGVAVLGLGIDMIVRAILGAVEKTQLQAAIKSYEKHLVEFKSASEKYNHAITEVINLVKHQMK; this is translated from the coding sequence ATGGCCCAAAGTGACTTCCTTTACCCAGAGAACCCAAAGAGGCGGCAAGAAGTAAATCGTCTTCACCAACAGCTCCTTGATTGCTTATCTGACAGCTTCGATGTCACCAATAAGCTGACTGAGGTTCTAAATACGCACTTGGGGTGCAGGCTGGCCTCCATTGAGATGAAAAGAGACGGGACCATCAAAGAAAACTGTGATATCATCATCCAAGCCATTATGAAAATCCAAAAGGAATTGCAAACGGTTGATGAAGCACTAAAAGACAAGCTAGAGCCAACCCTCTATAGAAAACTTCAGGATattaaggaaaaggaaacagagaaaattgCAATAGTGCAAAAGGTTATTTCGGTCATCCTGGGAGAAGCTACATCTGCAGCCAGTGCAGTCGCTGTTAAACTTGTGGGCTCAAATATCACAACTGGCATAATTAACAAGTTGGTCACTGTGTTAGCTCAAATTGGTGCTTCTCTCCTTGGTAGTATTGGAGTTGCTGTTCTTGGCCTTGGCATAGATATGATTGTCCGTGCCATCCTGGGAGCAGTGGAAAAAACACAGCTTCAAGCAGCCATCAAAAGTTATGAGAAGCATCTGGTGGAATTCAAGTCAGCCTCAGAAAAATATAATCATGCCATTAC